The window aaattcaacaaatatgatggaacAAGCAACCCTAAAACGCACCTGCgcttgtttgctaacaagttgggcaaGCCAGTGGATGACGAGAATTTGCCGTTGAGATTATTTCCAGAAAGCTTAGAAGGGGATGCGCTTGACTGGTATTCCAACCTAAAGCCGGAGGAAGTGAAGACCTGGCTCGATCTGTCCAATGCCTTCATTAGacaatatgagtataactgtGAGCTAGCGCCAACTCGGACTACTCTGGAAGGAACGAAAAGgcgaccatctgaagatcataagacatatgccaagagatggagaaagatagctgcgaaggtggagccaccgatgactgaggatgaaattattcgcacattcataaaggcgcatgatcctccatatttcgaagaaattttccgtatgactggttgttcttttgctgcaattgtgaataaattggaagagtttGACGACTTTGTGAGAGCCGGGAAGATTGTCAATGTCTCTGCCCTGAAAtctcagttggatgctttacaagggCAGGGAAGCAATGTGAAGAAGCCgccgttcaaaaagaaagagggggatgcaacatttatttggaaccaaaacccttcacccagaccccgataccaacacaGCCCAATCTACCAACCCCATTACCCTTACTACTCAAATCCGCAtcctgtatatactaccaacatccaccaccttcgacctcgcccaagctatccaaacccaccttcagccccttttcaaatttcccaatcaaatccaccccaaaaccgacctcgccctccatataacccaagatttcctccaccaaatagacctgtttacaaccatcctcaacctcctgaaccttacaaccgaccccctagccgtacatttaccaatttaggcaggcctctggaccaattgtatgaccagttgaaggccgccgggaaaattggtacagtaccccctcctacctacCCATATGGTATGCCCGCGTGGTATAATCCACAagctgtctgtgcttatcattctggggCCCCCGGACATGCCACCTTTGATTGCAAAGCGCTTAAGCATAAAATCCAAGATATGGTTGAAGCCGGGGAGATTGTAATCCGGAAAAGGGAGGCGCAAGGGCCGAACGTAAATAGGAACCCTTTACCGGAACATGCCAATACCATTGGGGTTATTCTGGATGATACGGAGTATGTGGAACCAGTCAAAGAATTGGCAAGggaagctgaagtgtttggggtcacagaccaaccTTTTGTCATAGAACTGCCATTTGAAGAGGACGAGAAACCCTTTATCTTGGATCTCACGCCAGCTGAGAGTGAGTCTTTGGAGCCGGTGGTTATTGAATTCCCGAAGCAGGAGCCTGTCCTGAGCCTGCAACAAGTACCATGGAATTATGATGAACCTGACGTGCAGATTGGGGAAAGGTCAATTGCAAAGAAGGAAGTATCAGTGGTCACAAGATCGGGGAAAATTGCAAGCCCGTTTGAAGCAACCATTCCGATTCAAGCAAATAACTCTGAGCCACCCGCCAAACCAACAATTACCGAGAGAGAAGCCTTAGATTTCCTTAAAAGGCTCCAAAGAAGCGAATACAATGTGATCGAGAAGCTTAGCAAGTCGCCCGCTCAAATATCCATGTTGGATCTACTTTTTTCATCAGATGTGCATAGGGATGCATTGCTCGAAGTACTGACTAAAGCTCAAATTCCTAGAGACATTTCAGTTGATAATTTCTCACACGTAGTTGGGAATGTACTCTTCACCAAGCAAATTACTTTTTCCGACGAGGAATTGCCGTCggaaggcattggacataacaagGCCCTGTACATAGTTGTGAGGTGCAACGGAAAAATGCTGCCGAAGGTATTAATTGACAATGGATCTGCTCTTAATATATGTCCCTGGAGCaccttggaaaagctaggaTTGCAAGACGTCAAgttgaggccttcagggaccataGTCCGAGGTTTTGATGGAGCGCAAAGAGAGCCAATAGGAGAAATTGATTTAGTAGTTGAAATGGGGCCCGCCCAGTTTCAAATAACCTGCcaagtcatgcatttttctaGTGTTTACAACGTTTTGCTTGGCaggccatggattcacaagtctGGGGCTGTGCCTTCTTCATTGCATCAATTGCTAAAGTTTGTAGTGAATGACAAGCTGATCACTATATTTGCCGAAGAGGATTGCCTTGTAATCACTGATTCTGGGACAAAAGAGGATGGAAGCCGCAATGTCACCATGACTCCCCATAGCACGGCTGATATCGTCTCTGTAAGTTGGATCACAAACGAGGAGCAAGTTCTACCAAAGGCCAGTGTtatgatggctaaggaaatgatcCGAGGAGGTTATGAATTTGACAAGGGACTAGGACGAAATCTGCAAGGAGTTTTGAAGCCAGTGGAGATTATGGAGAAGAAAGATTCATTTGGCTTAGGGTTCCGACCAACTGCTAAGGATatcaaagaaatgaaggaacgtAAGAAAGCAGAGAAAGAGGGCAGGCAAAGGGTTTTTGACATTCCACCACTGCGGTATACTTTTCCACGACCAACAGAGGTTATCACATCAGAGGTTAATCCAGTCGACGAAATTGAAGCAAGTTTGGCTcaattgttcgttggggcaacatttgagGATAGTGTTCCAGGCGAAgctgaatttcctgacatccccgaaggatcaattcccaattggacagccgagtccctgcccgttcggaaggagtttcggtaaactaaaaggggtttatcattcatgtgaattcatgaaaatacctttgcatctgtaaatagccaatgaaaacaattttccttttaactAACGTTTgtgcatgtaaatattgttaagttttcgtttcaatttgctttcaatcaaaggtctttatgaaaatgcacaagttgttcttgtcattgttgtgttgtttattcgattgtttatattcatattgcttgattcatttgtttgttgtatgcttatttacttattatcccacattcgttaattctttcagatggccaaaaataaaattatttgaccctttggatatcacagttctggaatacgataatggcaatctctatatcactcacgacttggaggtctgtgaatctgaactccaaagcgagagtgataatgaggaagtattcgattcttttgcaaaggactttgaacaatatgaggaaaaaccaaaaccgaacctggaagaaacagaaaaggttaacattggcactgaggatgaggttaaggaggtgcaaattagtattcatttgaatgaaaggcagaaaaaggagttgtttgaattcttgaccatgttccaggatgtatttgcgtggtcctatgatgatatgactggcatttcaactgatgtggtggtgcataggttacccacagacccttcttttccacccgtaaaacaaaaacccagaaaattcaaaccagatataagtctcaaaataaaagagcagattgaaaaacaactcaaaaccaacattatcattgtttcccattacccaatttggctttcaaatcctgtccctgttccaaaaaagagtggagaggtaAGAGTTTGTATTgactatagagaccttaataaagccagtcctaaagatgatttccctctaccaaacattcacattctcttagacaatacggccggacatgagattgaaaccttttgcgattgttttgctggctaccaccaaattttaatggcagaggaggatagggagaagactgctttcattaccccttggggtaccttttgctaccgagtcatgcctttcggtttaaagaatgctggagcaacatatcagaggaccatgacaaccctatttcatgatatgatccaccgggagatggaggtctacgtggatgatattataatcaAGTCCAAAAGGGCAGAGGACCACTTGGTTGATCTGAAGAAATTATTCGAGAGGTTacggaagtacaatttgaagctaaatcctgcaaaatgcgccttcggagcacctgcgggtaagctgttgggattcattgttagcaagaagggcatagaaatagatccggcgaaaatcaaagcaattcgagatatgccagtgccgaaaactcagaaggacgtgaaaagcttcttagggaagatcaatttcattgggaggttcatcggccagctaactgccacatgcgagccgttgttcaaattattgagaaagaatgtgccgttgtattggaatgaggagtgtcaacaggcttttgacaagattaaagattatttgttgcatccaccagttttagtgccgcccaaaccgggccgacctttgattatgtatttatctgtactcgatggagcagtagggtgtgttctgGGTCAGCACGATGAATCcggaaggaaagaacaagccatttactatctaagcaagaagttcacgcagtacgaggctaattattcattcattgagaaaagctgctgtgcattggcctgggcagcccaaaagttgagacactacctgttgagccataccacttatcttatttcccgatctgatcctttgaagtatcttttggagaagccgatgttgACTGGGCGTTTGgcgaaatggcagataattctctcagaattcgatattgttttcacctcacaaaaggcggtcaaggggcaagctatagctgatcatttggcggaaaatccaagggatgatgattaccaaccactccgtacttatttccctgacgagagggtcctatttgtaggcgctgcagatgatataagtgaacaaagtcctgaatggaggcttttcttcgatggagcttcgaattctctcggagctggaattggagctgttttggtgtcacccgaagggaagcattaccctgccgctgccaaattgcaattcgcttgcacgaataacatggctgaatatgaagcttgcatttttggtctcaaaatggcgtTGGAAATAGAAATCAAAGAATTGATAGttttcagtgattcagatttgctcgtgcatcaaaccttgaaacagtggataaccaaagattcgaaaattctaccctaccattgtagtctgctTACTTTGGCCAagcagtttcaaaatttggagtttagACATCTCCCGAGAGCCAGGAATGCATTCGCCGATGCTTTGGCTACCTTAGCTTCTATGATCCAGTATCCTGATGAATTGAAGATCGAACCAATCCAAGTTCAACTTCAAGACAAGCCTGCCCACTGCTGGGTTACAGACGAGTCCTCGGATACTATTCCTTGGTTTAATGATCTTAAAGAGTTTCTCAAAACTGGGTCTTACCCTCTGCATGCTGGTACAAAGgacaagagttttctgcgtagaatggcttcaaaatttttcttaaatggagaagtgttgtacaaaagaacctcggatttgaaccttttaaggtgcattgatgaagatgaagctcaatatatgatgaaagaagtgcatagtggcgtttgtggacctcacatgaatggccatttgctagcgaagaaaatcatgagaaccggatacttctggcttactatggagcatgattgtatagattttgtccggagatgtataaaatgccaaatgcacggtgacattatacgcgctccacccactgaactgcatagcatgaccgccccatggccctgttcaatgtggggtatggacgtgattggtacaatcgatcctcccgcttcaaatggacatcgatttatattggtggcgatcgagtactttaccaaatgggttgaagcagagtcattcaaacatgtcacgaaGAAGGTAGTGGCCAATTTcctgagagatcacatcatctgtcgctttggagtacccgaaacgcttatcacggacaatgccaagaatctgaacaatgacatggtagatggactatgtgagcaattcaaaatcaaacaccgcaattctgccatttataggcctcagatgaatggagctgtagaagccgcaaataagaatttgaagaaaattatccgcaaaatgacagaaaagcatcgcgattggcatgaatatgtatgggatggaagctgtattaccagctgaggttgaaattccgtcgctacgaatccttatggaagctaaattggagggggccgattggatcaagcagcgccatgagcaattgactttgatagatgagaagcgattcaatgctatctgtcatgggCAATGCTATCAAAAACGTGTGGCCcgagcttacaacaaaaaagtccatcggcgggcatttgaagaaggtgataaggtactaaagcgaattttgtcaatgcaagatgaagctaaaggcaagttcgctccaaattggcaagggccgttcattgtccaaaaggtattacctggcggagctctcattttggcggaaatggatggacgggttttccctcaacccatcaactcagatatgtgcaaaaagtttttcatttgatcatgcaaactttctttagaaattcatgcaaatggcgaaatgcaagtcaggccatcttcttttacactaaaaacattttatctctacttgtcccctttgagccatcagaattaacaattttcgtttgataacccttgagaattgcaaaccccacactggggcaaatttgtttcgaaaaaaaaaaaaaaaaaagagataaaaaaaaaaaaaaaaccctaaactggggcaaatttagttttcaaagaaaaatgcaaaaagtgaggaaaatacaatgaaaaatgcaaagagagaaaatctgatcaaactggggcaaattttcctcagtatcggagttgttttcaaaagggtgcaatctcaagttatttcacccctcgtatcaaatctgccttcaagcctcaacctttcttgaaaaacaccccaccggacctcattacaaaagcccaaagtcctggttttcgtcacttgctgcatttctattaggaaatttgttaatcaactggcaggtgatgtctataatgctttcgcctaatctcacaagggaaatgcattctactgatgccagaaatcttcaatTCATATTTCTGAGCCGATAATGGTCGAGATATTGCAtggttctttaggtgaaaacccgaaagggcgcctcagcgaaagaggaaaaaaaaagaaaaaaaaaaagaagaaagaagaaaaaaagaaaaaagaaaaagaaaaaaaagaaaaagaagaaaaaaaaaaaaaaaaaaaaaaaaaaaaaaaaaaaaaaaaaaaaaaaaagggtgggggcaatcttggtgaaaacccgaaagggcgccaaggtaggttttctcaacagacaagctcaagaaggaacagtcgatgacctggttcatttggggttttcctcatatttgtgatacttctgccaatatcggattccgaagagaaaatatccaaagttttgaatatgatattcgttggttaaatttgtatttgttctttacaaatattcttttgcaaaatgtatctttataaacCTCTTGGTTATTCTCAAATCATTTGTGTATGAATGCTTATGATTGTCTGCATTCTTTTGCATGTTcatctttgcctgacataggaaataatcttgcatatacattgattgttatgtgataaattttcacgcatcattctttcaccattgaattcaaatgaatgataaaccctgaggtttatgcaaagataggggattcaatcatcagttACAAGGAGTAACATACAACAAAGCTACCACCTGGATTGGGTGACGTGGTAAATCTGCattttatcagtctcagaaATTAAAAGGTTTAAGGCAGACGCCGCCAAGCCGAAATAAAAGCATCAccagactcatgtttacacgattctcaaggcaaaccggatcaaataatggtggcaagcccattatttcttcttttcttgcaggaatgtggcatttacaaacaaaagcagcCACTCTCTTTTTGGCACCTAAACCGATGTCAGACAAAGCTTCCCAGTAAACAAGGATCGATGTTACTTGCAAGACTCGATCATAAGAAACAGCATCAGCTATCGTTTCGGTCacagaaatccaaatttccctcttggtacaaaagttgaactattctcaggtaaaaaaaaaaaaaaaaaaaaaaaaaaaactcaattcattgtttaaatttCCCCAGtgcagtcccgttttaaattcttgttcgggccagtcccgttttaaatctttgttcgggtcagtcccgttttaaattcctgttcgggtcagtcccgttttaaattcttgttcgggccagtcccgttttaaatctttgttcgggtcagtcccgttttaaatccctgttcgggtcagtcccgtttttaattcctgttcgggccagtcccgttttaaattcctgttcgggccagtcccgttttaaattcctgttcgggccagtcccgttttaaattcctgttcgggtcagtcccgttttaattcctgttcgggccagtcccgttttaaattcctgttcgggccagtcccgttttaaattcctgttcgagtcagtcccgttttaaattcttgttcgggtcagtcccgttttaaattcctgttcgggtcagtcccgttttaaaatttctgttcgggccagtcccgttttaaattcctgttcgggccagtcccgttttaaatcccttgttcgggtcagtcccgttttaaatcccttgttcgggtcagtcccgttttaaattcttgttcgggtcagtgaagtcccgtttaaactttctgttcgggtcagtcccgttttaaattcctgttcgggtcagtgaagtcccgtttaaaatttctgttcgggccagtcccgttttaaatccttgttcgggccagtcccgttttaaatttctgtccgggccagtcccgttttaaatttctgtccgggccagtcccgttttaaattcctgttcgggtcagtcccgttttaaattcctgttcgggtcagtcccgttttaaattcctgttcgggtcagtcccgttttaaattccttgttcgggtcagtcccgtttttttaAAAGTCCTGTCCGTTCAAATCATTCTGCCACcgaataaagcaggtaagtatttggtgtctacttctttgtctcaagtttttccaaaactcagacaaagaggggcaaactgtagacaccaaatttttggtgtaatttcttttactttttattctcatttgtcgtggttgcttttagttttttttagtttctagtttctattttaatttttaagttttaacgtagaaaaattatggaaaaagagaaaaaaaaaaaggaaaagcattcaaaaattatgctttagttgttttgatttaaattcaatgttttcttggaaaaacatgaaaaatgaaaaagggggAACCCCGATTGCGGGTTTTGGgctatttaagaaaaaaaaaaatcaaaaaatcataaTTCCATTTCTGCCGAATCCATTTCCATTTCACTTCCCAATCTAGCACCTTCCATTGCTATTGCCGACCAACCCCACTCACAATAACCTCAATATAAACATTCCATTAACCATACACTCCACAATATACCATTCCCAATGCACTACAATAGcacttccatttttttctttcggCCGTGAGCTGTGAAGTGATCAACCTTCCTTAGAAATAACGACCGAGTGAGAGAGCCGAATTGCTTGCTCATTTCTTTTCTGTCCGTAAACTagaaagaaaggagagagacTAGCTGACTATCTTCCTTTCATCCGTGAGTTGGTGAAGAGATTGAGAGCCACATTATCTTCATCCTAGTCGCAGGTTGGAGCAAGGGAGAGGAAGAGCTAGCCGGCTGCATTTCTGGACTGCCGAAGGGAGGAAATATTTTTTGCAACTAGCCGAGGGTGTTGAGCTCCaaactgaggtaatttctggacctagACTAAATGTTTATAGGTTGATGAAGTTGTTTAAGGGCATGCATGTGAGGATTGTGTGGCTAGAtgataacttaagttatagaaaaatctgtttgtgaagaaaatggtTGCCGAGAGtttaagctggaaatttgcagCTACGGTTGACCAAGTTTTGATCATCTGAGTTATATGTATGTTTAACTAACCAAAGTCTGGATGATCTAGCTCTGCATGAAGCTAATTAACTTGgattaaacaagaaaattgaaggaatACCAAAAATCCGGTTGCATGCATGTCAATCGAGAGAATTGGGATGAATTTCTGGTTAAATGGTGATTTTGATgacatttgaacttgattttggaTCCAATCTGATAGATAGTTTGTTATTTGGTCTTGCATGTGATCTTTATGGCTGGGAATTCGGTtgtatggctggaaaattttattGGATGTTGCTGGATTGTTAAACCAATCt is drawn from Coffea arabica cultivar ET-39 chromosome 1c, Coffea Arabica ET-39 HiFi, whole genome shotgun sequence and contains these coding sequences:
- the LOC113739265 gene encoding uncharacterized protein, whose amino-acid sequence is MPAWYNPQAVCAYHSGAPGHATFDCKALKHKIQDMVEAGEIVIRKREAQGPNVNRNPLPEHANTIGVILDDTEYVEPVKELAREAEVFGVTDQPFVIELPFEEDEKPFILDLTPAESESLEPVVIEFPKQEPVLSLQQVPWNYDEPDVQIGERSIAKKEVSVVTRSGKIASPFEATIPIQANNSEPPAKPTITEREALDFLKRLQRSEYNVIEKLSKSPAQISMLDLLFSSDVHRDALLEVLTKAQIPRDISVDNFSHVVGNVLFTKQITFSDEELPSEGIGHNKALYIVVRCNGKMLPKVLIDNGSALNICPWSTLEKLGLQDVKLRPSGTIVRGFDGAQREPIGEIDLVVEMGPAQFQITCQVMHFSSVYNVLLGRPWIHKSGAVPSSLHQLLKFVVNDKLITIFAEEDCLVITDSGTKEDGSRNVTMTPHSTADIVSVSWITNEEQVLPKASVMMAKEMIRGGYEFDKGLGRNLQGVLKPVEIMEKKDSFGLGFRPTAKDIKEMKERKKAEKEGRQRVFDIPPLRYTFPRPTEVITSEVNPVDEIEASLAQLFVGATFEDSVPGFWFYVLVAFFLSSSNIGSVENRKLHLCVVDNVRMKFLWFLANKCDEFLVLVGDW